One region of Quercus lobata isolate SW786 chromosome 2, ValleyOak3.0 Primary Assembly, whole genome shotgun sequence genomic DNA includes:
- the LOC115974138 gene encoding mannose-P-dolichol utilization defect 1 protein homolog 2-like: protein MEYLGIDFSCALGSLRHGKIPEKDCLLPLISKLLGYCIVAASTTVKLPQILKILKNGSVRGLSVVAFELEVVGYTIALAYCLHQGLPFSAFGELAFLLVQAIILVAIIYYYSQPLGASTWIRALLYCAVAPTILAGQIDPILFEALYASQHAVFLFARIPQIWANFSNKSTGELSFLTCFMNFAGSIVRVFTSLQEKAPISVVLGSAIGIATNGTILSQIILYRNARATEEKKKK from the exons atgGAATATCTAGGGATTGATTTTAGCTGTGCATTGGGTTCGCTCCGCCACGGCAAAATCCCAGAGAAAGACTGCTTGCTGCCTCTCATTTCCAAGCTCCTCGGCTATTGCATCGTCGCCGCCTCCACCACCGTCAAACTCCCCCAG atattgaaaattttgaagaatggAAGTGTCAGAGGCCTTAGTGTTGTGGCCTTTGAGCTTGAAGTAGTCGGCTACACCATTGCACTAGCGTATTGTCTCCACCAAGGGCTTCCCTTTTCAGCTTTTGGGGAGTTGGCGTTTCTTTTGGTCCAAG CTATAATTTTAGTTGCCATAATCTACTATTATTCTCAACCCTTGGGTGCCTCAACATGGATCAGGGCATTACT ATATTGTGCTGTAGCACCTACCATCTTGGCTGGTCAAATTGATCCCATTCTCTTTGAAGCACTATAT GCATCTCAGCATGCAGTTTTTCTCTTTGCCAGGATCCCGCAGATATGGGCAAACTTTTCA AATAAAAGTACAGGCGAGCTCAGCTTCTTGACATGTTTTATGAATTTTGCCGGTTCCATTG TGAGAGTTTTTACCAGTCTCCAGGAAAAAGCACCAATAAGTG TTGTTTTGGGCTCTGCAATTGGTATTGCAACCAATGGTACCATCCTGAGTCAGATAATTTTGTACCGAAATGCTCGTGCCacggaagagaagaaaaagaagtag
- the LOC115957715 gene encoding probable carbohydrate esterase At4g34215, with translation MAGRGVIMPGQATPSSPNILQLGLNHTWFEAHEPLHKEIDEGKRCGIGPGMSFAKTVLAMEPNMGVIGLVPCARGGTGLKQWARGSKLYDNLVQRAYASTKFGGKIKGLLWFQGETDTNSTEDALLYETRLPKFFNDLRDDLHLPDLPIVQVALASGYHFDLITTVRQAQLFLCLKKVRTVDAWGLPLGLDGLHLNTDVLGGNFLDLLMGIEHAYVICYIFDGDYQPIVSKMEQLKSKI, from the exons ATGGCTGGACGTGGAGTCATCATGCCTGGTCAAGCCACTCCTAGTAGTCCAAACATTCTTCAACTCGGCTTAAACCACACTTGGTTCGAAGCCCATGAGCCTCTGCACAAGGAAATTGATGAAGGAAAACGTTGTGGGATTGGACCTGGAATGTCTTTTGCCAAAACAGTTCTAGCCATGGAACCCAACATGGGTGTGATTGGTCTGGTGCCTTGTGCCAGAGGAGGGACTGGACTAAAGCAATGGGCTCGTGGGTCTAAGCTTTATGATAACTTGGTACAAAGGGCCTATGCATCCACAAAGTTTGGTGGGAAAATTAAAGGCCTCCTTTGGTTTCAAGGGGAAACAGATACAAATAGTACAGAAGATGCCCTTCTATACGAGACAAGATTGCCCAAGTTTTTCAATGACCTTCGAGATGACTTGCATCTTCCTGATCTGCCAATAGTCCAG GTCGCACTTGCATCAGGGTATCACTTCGATCTTATAACAACTGTAAGACAGGCCCAACTttttttatgtctaaaaaaGGTTAGGACTGTTGATGCTTGGGGACTTCCCCTTGGGCTGGATGGACTCCACTTGAATACTGATG TTTTAGGTGGAAATTTTCTGGATTTGTTGATGGGGATAGAGCATGCATATGTAATATGTTACATATTTGATGGCGATTATCAGCCAATCGTGTCAAAAATGGAACAGCTTAAATCCAAGATTTGA